In a genomic window of Rhododendron vialii isolate Sample 1 chromosome 12a, ASM3025357v1:
- the LOC131310780 gene encoding RING-H2 finger protein ATL47: protein MPWIRHPTVPVVIILLAVLFFISGLLHLLVRFLFKHRSSSAQSNRYPEEMSGSGPFQRQLQQLFHLHDSGLDQASIDALPVFLYREIKGPKEPFDCAVCLCEFSEQDKLRLLPLCSHAFHIGCIDTWLLSNSTCPLCRGTLYAPGFSFENPVFEFDDDSREEEVSGHGTGGVFPVRLGKFRSTNVVVEGGGGGGETKEEGETSSSSLDARRCYSLGSFQYVVANSNLQVALCPSNRDCGVGGIVKGGGGGGGGGQNGDLAVDGDTEGKRIMNMGSKGESFSVSKIWQWSKKGKLPSSCDTHVVSTPPVNVSWAWSDVSQAT from the coding sequence ATGCCTTGGATTCGGCATCCCACTGTTCCTGTGGTCATAATTCTACTTGCTGTTCTGTTCTTCATCTCCGGCCTGCTCCACTTGCTCGTGAGATTCCTTTTCAAACACAGATCTTCCTCAGCCCAATCCAACAGGTACCCAGAAGAAATGTCCGGATCCGGTCCTTTCCAGAGGCAGCTACAGCAACTCTTCCATCTCCACGACTCGGGCCTGGACCAGGCTTCCATCGATGCCCTGCCAGTCTTCCTCTACAGAGAAATAAAGGGTCCGAAAGAGCCGTTCGATTGCGCTGTTTGCTTGTGTGAATTCTCGGAACAGGACAAGCTGAGGCTGCTCCCCTTGTGTAGCCATGCTTTCCACattggttgtatcgatacgtGGTTGTTGTCGAATTCGACTTGCCCCCTTTGCAGAGGGACCCTTTACGCACCCGGGTTTTCCTTCGAAAACCCAGTTTTCGAATTCGATGATGATTCGAGGGAAGAAGAAGTTTCCGGCCATGGAACGGGTGGGGTGTTTCCGGTGAGGCTTGGCAAATTTAGGAGCACAAATGTTGTAGttgaaggaggaggagggggaggagagacaaaagaggaaggagagactagtagtagtagtctGGATGCAAGGAGGTGTTACTCATTGGGTTCATTCCAGTATGTGGTGGCTAACTCAAACCTGCAAGTGGCCTTGTGCCCTAGTAATAGGGATTGTGGTGTTGGAGGGATTGTgaaaggtggaggaggaggaggagggggagggcAAAATGGGGATTTAGCAGTTGATGGGGATACTGAGGGGAAGAGGATTATGAACATGGGAAGCAAAGGTGAGAGCTTTTCTGTGTCCAAGATCTGGCAGTGGTCCAAGAAGGGCAAATTACCAAGTTCTTGTGATACCCATGTGGTCAGTACTCCTCCTGTAAATGTTAGTTGGGCATGGAGTGATGTATCTCAGGCTACATGA